Proteins from a genomic interval of Papaver somniferum cultivar HN1 chromosome 4, ASM357369v1, whole genome shotgun sequence:
- the LOC113272924 gene encoding putative ubiquitin-conjugating enzyme E2 38 — protein sequence MDMDIELTEIKIEGGSQEQQESNQTPTRGFQQFDIIATIEVNSIRDHHYVSPSQSLSPSSTKHIMKEWRILEKNLPESIFVRVYEGRLDLLRAVIIGPAGTPYHDGLFFFDIQVPSNYPASPPKVYYRSFGHRLNPNLYANGSVCLSLLNTWYGRPNQKWNPTESTILQVLVSIQGLVLNDKPYFNEPGYGSYSNSIDPTFKNKSLHYNEDVFIMSCKTMMSILNKPPKSFEEFVSQHFRDRTSNILVACNAYINGQAKIGDPIIITAAKETTTIITAATETTTSLTSFTFKVAAGFLYPKLVDSFVNNGSSLESVELLDTSKNMRENCCRRILSSSRDISNVNTSKVLLFYQMRQSTGFTLGP from the exons ATGGATATGGATATAGAACTAACCGAGATAAAAATTGAAGGAGGATCACAAGAACAACAAGAAAGTAATCAAACTCCGACAAGAGGATTCCAGCAATTTGATATCATCGCAACCATTGAAGTCAACTCCATTCGTGACCATCACTATGTCTCGCCATCTCAATCTCTGTCACCATCAAGCACTAAGCATATTATGAAAGAGTGGAGAATTCTGGAAAAAAATCTACCTGAGTCGATCTTTGTTAGGGTTTACGAAGGAAGACTTGATCTTTTACGAGCAGTGATCATAGGGCCAGCAGGTACGCCTTACCATGACGGTTTATTCTTTTTTGATATTCAAGTCCCTTCCAattaccctgcatcaccaccaaaAGTTTACTATCGTTCTTTCGGGCATAGACTAAATCCTAACTTATATGCAAATGGTTCTGTTTGTTTAAGTCTTCTAAATACTTGGTATGGTCGTCCGAACCAAAAATGGAATCCAACTGAATCAACTATACTACAAGTTTTAGTATCTATTCAAGGTCTAGTTCTCAATGACAAACCCTACTTCAATGAACCTGGTTATGGAAGTTATTCTAATTCTATTGATCCAACGTTTAAGAACAAATCTTTGCATTATAATGAAGATGTATTTATCATGAGTTGCAAGACAATGATGTCTATTCTTAATAAACCACCAAAGTCTTTCGAGGAGTTTGTAAGTCAACATTTTCGAGATCGCACTAGTAATATTTTGGTTGCTTGCAATGCTTATATTAATGGCCAAGCTAAAATCGGTGATCCTATTATTATCACTGCCGCGAAAGAGACTACTACGATTATCACTGCTGCGACAGAGACTACTACATCCTTGACTTCGTTCACATTTAAGGTAGCAGCAGGGTTTTTATATCCGAAGCTTGTGGATTCGTTCGTAAACAATGGTTCGtctttggagagtgttgaattaCTAGACACTAGTAAGAATATGCGTGAGAAT TGCTGTAGACGAATTTTGTCTTCAAGTAGGGATATTTCTAATGTTAATACTTCAAAGGTTTTGCTTTTTTATCAAATGAGGCAATCTACTGGCTTCACTCTTGGTCCTTAG